The proteins below come from a single Aegilops tauschii subsp. strangulata cultivar AL8/78 chromosome 6, Aet v6.0, whole genome shotgun sequence genomic window:
- the LOC109744770 gene encoding putative invertase inhibitor has product MSCNAALLLPAMVEKIVLLLLLAAPHGLAVAVSPTPIINTTCAALAHNPNFTLHVEYEFCVRSLSADPMASSATDARGLAAAAASLTVANITSTELIIADLVKNLGSCLSDYKEIKDTVQRGLDDICGGRAADASKKFLDAAESDVPSLCDLILIEGVAKRNPIDKENQNAYFLSVMASDITQLMLDSHA; this is encoded by the exons ATGTCGTGCAATGCTGCGCTGCTGCTACCAGCAATGGTGGAGAAG ATCGTCCTCCTCCTACTCCTCGCCGCCCCTCATGGCCTCGCCGTGGCCGTCAGCCCTACACCCATCATCAACACCACATGCGCTGCACTCGCCCACAACCCCAACTTCACATTGCACGTCGAGTACGAATTCTGCGTGCGCTCGCTTTCAGCCGACCCGATGGCCTCTTCCGCCACGGACGCCCGCGGGCTAGCGGCGGCCGCGGCAAGCCTTACCGTCGCCAACATAACGTCCACGGAGCTCATCATCGCCGACCTCGTCAAAAATCTGGGCAGTTGTCTCTCCGACTACAAAGAGATTAAGGACACGGTGCAGCGTGGGCTCGACGACATCTGCGGCGGGCGCGCCGCCGATGCTTCCAAGAAGTTTTTAGATGCGGCAGAGTCTGACGTTCCGTCTTTGTGCGACCTCATCTTGATAGAGGGAGTCGCCAAGAGGAACCCCATAGATAAGGAGAACCAGAACGCCTACTTCTTGTCCGTCATGGCCTCCGATATTACCCAGCTGATGCTGGATTCTCATGCATGA
- the LOC109744771 gene encoding mitogen-activated protein kinase kinase kinase 17-like: MDVAVVKQLRRIRMLGRGAYGTVVWLASDKAFGKLLSVKSAGGAAQLECDGSVLSGLCSPHIIPCLCSRAAESGKYQLFLKVAPGGSLADEAVRNGGCLPESAIRAYAGDVARRLECGEYQLFLDGRARLTDFGCARAVDSLLPMGGTPAFMVPEVVRGEEQGPASDIWLSAAPVIAVAAGADGRDRSGVEGERGN; this comes from the coding sequence ATGGATGTCGCCGTGGTGAAGCAACTCAGGCGGATCCGCATGCTGGGCCGCGGCGCGTATGGCACTGTTGTTTGGCTCGCGTCCGACAAGGCCTTCGGGAAGCTCCTGTCCGTCAAGTCCGCCGGTGGCGCAGCGCAGCTGGAGTGCGATGGCAGCGTGCTCAGCGGGCTTTGCTCGCCGCACATCATCCCCTGCCTTTGCTCCCGCGCCGCGGAGAGCGGCAAGTACCAGCTCTTCCTCAAGGTCGCGCCCGGCGGCTCGCTCGCCGACGAGGCCGTCAGGAACGGAGGCTGCCTCCCGGAGTCCGCCATCCGGGCCTACGCCGGGGATGTGGCCAGGAGGCTGGAGTGCGGCGAGTACCAGCTCTTCCTCGACGGTCGCGCCAGGCTGACGGACTTCGGCTGCGCGAGGGCCGTGGACTCCCTGCTCCCGATGGGCGGCACGCCGGCGTTCATGGTGCCGGAGGTCGTGCGCGGCGAGGAGCAGGGGCCGGCGTCCGACATCTGGCTCTCGGCTGCACCTGTCATCGCCGTCGCCGCGGGCGCCGATGGACGGGATCGCAGTGGAgtagagggagagagagggaattGA